A genomic window from Struthio camelus isolate bStrCam1 chromosome 2, bStrCam1.hap1, whole genome shotgun sequence includes:
- the CCDC166 gene encoding coiled-coil domain-containing protein 166 codes for MPSKKKKLKQDTIGAGKNKEGLRTKNGEISKGRSPAETLVRERKQYLQKEYKTLTEHMNTYMGRVEHFLQENDILEKEAQQNQEESNAYLSYITKYSQKCQNLIITLNDQNHTDISQIWKQKEKLISHYTEKEKEVRNYLMDMETKYSLMNKEVEELQPFKDLQLEQMNKIKDLEKELLVTKIQHSEQMHKIKSRFLQAKAACEVEAHQKIQVLTKKAEEAAVQTLIQHTKQVRAENWHLRQELLNLIQCSHILKAIKLQLREQQQQLLQENQYGQDMARLRRWFPQHEVHDADRQTYSFQSPFSCVH; via the coding sequence ATGCCATCcaagaaaaagaagctgaaacaaGACACCATAGGCGcaggaaaaaataaggaaggaCTAAGAACCAAGAATGGAGAAATATCCAAAGGAAGAAGCCCCGCAGAAACACTTGTCAGAGAGAGGAAGCAGTATTTGCAGAAGGAATACAAAACCCTTACTGAACATATGAATACATATATGGGAAGAGTGGAACATTTCCTCCAGGAGAATGATATCCTAGAAAAGGAAGCTCAACAGAATCAGGAAGAGAGCAATGCTTACCTCTCCTACATAACAAAATACAGCCAGAAGTGCCAGAATTTGATAATAACATTAAATGACCAGAATCACACTGATATTTCTCAAATCTGGAAGCAGAAAGAGAAGCTAATCTCACActatacagaaaaagagaaggaggtaAGGAACTACCTCATGGATATGGAGACAAAGTATTCTCTTATGAACAAGGAGGTTGAAGAATTGCAGCCTTTCAAAGACCTGCAGCTGGAACAGATGAACAAGATTAAGGACCTGGAGAAGGAGTTGTTGGTCACAAAGATCCAGCATTCAGAACAAATGCACAAAATCAAGAGCAGATTTCTGCAGGCCAAGGCTGCTTGTGAGGTAGAGGCTCATCAGAAGATCCAGGTTCTGACCAAGAAAGCTGAAGAAGCAGCAGTACAAACTCTGATTCAGCATACCAAGCAAGTAAGAGCAGAGAACTGGCATCTGCGCCAGGAATTGCTCAACCTCATCCAATGCTCACACATTCTTAAAGCAATCAAGCTACAActaagggagcagcagcagcagcttcttcaGGAGAACCAGTACGGCCAGGACATGGCACGCCTGCGTCGTTGGTTTCCCCAGCATGAGGTACACGATGCAGATAGGCAAACCTACAGCTTTCAGAGCCCCTTCAGTTGTGTTCATTAG